Proteins encoded within one genomic window of Triticum aestivum cultivar Chinese Spring chromosome 2D, IWGSC CS RefSeq v2.1, whole genome shotgun sequence:
- the LOC123052838 gene encoding glycosyltransferase BC10 — MTASSPMVLSLLLFASLTALLVLAPRASSPPLPLPLPVVVGDEEAPPAAGGGAAGSSGGGAGVEEGPEDLALSRRVTLDASEGAAVASKVAFMFLTNSDLTFAPLWERFFAGHADRFNVYVHADPAVRLRLPPTPSFRGRFVAAKPTRRGDPSLIAAARRLLVAALLDDPANAYFALLSQHCVPLHSFPRLYEALFPPKAAHHHRLPSYIEVLAGEPQMPARYVARGDDAMLPEVPFDRFRIGSQFFTLARRHAVLVVRERRLWRKFREPCLPESQDSCYPEEHYFPTLLDMADPAGCTRYTLTRVNWTDSFEGHPHTYAAPEVSPRLIAELRQSNSSTYEHMFARKFAPDCLGPLMAIADTVIFKD; from the coding sequence ATGACTGCGTCGTCGCCGATGGTGCTGTCCCTCCTGCTCTTCGCCTCGCTCACGGCGCTGCTCGTCCTGGCCCCTCGCgcgtcgtcgccgccgctgccgctgccgctgcccgtggtggttggggacgaggaggcgccgcccgccgccgggggTGGTGCTGCGGGGAGCAGCGGCGGTGGGGCGGGAGTTGAGGAGGGACCGGAGGACCTCGCGCTGTCCCGGCGCGTGACGCTCGACGCCAGCGAGGGCGCGGCGGTAGCGTCCAAGGTGGCGTTCATGTTCCTGACCAACTCCGACCTCACCTTCGCGCCGCTTTGGGAGCGCTTCTTCGCGGGGCACGCTGACCGGTTCAACGTCTACGTGCACGCAGACCCGGCGGTGCGGCTGCGGCTCCCCCCTACGCCTTCCTTCCGGGGCCGCTTCGTCGCGGCTAAGCCGACGCGGCGCGGGGACCCGAGCCTCATCGCTGCGGCGCGGCGCCTGCTTGTCGCCGCGCTACTCGACGACCCGGCCAACGCCTACTTCGCGCTGCTCTCGCAGCACTGCGTCCCGCTCCACTCCTTCCCGCGTCTCTACGAGGCGCTCTTCCCGCCCAAGGCCGCGCACCACCACCGCCTCCCGAGCTATATCGAGGTGCTCGCCGGCGAGCCCCAGATGCCCGCGCGCTACGTGGCGCGCGGTGACGACGCCATGCTCCCGGAGGTGCCCTTCGACCGGTTCCGCATCGGCTCCCAGTTCTTCACGCTGGCCCGGCGCCACGCCGTGCTAGTCGTCCGCGAGCGCCGTCTCTGGCGAAAGTTTAGGGAGCCGTGCCTGCCGGAGTCGCAGGACTCGTGCTACCCGGAGGAGCACTATTTCCCGACGCTTCTCGACATGGCCGACCCCGCCGGCTGCACCCGGTACACGCTCACGCGCGTCAACTGGACCGACAGCTTCGAGGGCCACCCGCACACGTATGCCGCGCCAGAGGTGTCGCCGCGGCTTATCGCCGAGCTGCGCCAGTCCAACAGCTCCACCTATGAGCACATGTTCGCGCGCAAGTTCGCGCCCGACTGCCTTGGCCCGCTCATGGCCATCGCCGACACCGTCATCTTCAAAGATTGA